The Kitasatospora sp. NBC_00374 genome has a segment encoding these proteins:
- a CDS encoding ribonuclease J, with protein MSHPHPELGAPPALKEGALRITPLGGLGEIGRNMTVLEYGDRILIIDCGVLFPEDEQPGIDLILPDFSYIRDRLDKVDGIVLTHGHEDHIGAVPYLLRENPDIPLIGSKLTLALIEAKLAEHRIRPYVLEVAEGERERIGPFDCEFIAVNHSIPDALAVAVRTPAGMVVATGDFKMDQLPLDGRLTDLPAFAKLAEEGMDLLLVDSTNAEVPGFIPHERDISAALRNVFSSAEKRIIVASFASHVHRIQQVLDAAHEHKRKVAFVGRSMVRNMGIARDLGYLKVPGNLVVDVKTLDDLPADKVVLVCTGSQGEPMAALSRMANRDHQIRIVEGDTVVLASSLIPGNETAIYRVINGLTRWGANVVHKGNAKVHVSGHASAGELLYFFNICRPRNLMPVHGEWRHLRACADLAIKTGVPKERTVIAEDGVCVDLENGVAKIVGKVQAGYVYVDGSSVGDITEASLKDRRILGEEGFISVFVVVDSTNGKMVSGPTIQARGSGIDDNAFGPVVAKLEEALTRSANDGVLEVRQVQQLVRRTIGKWVADNYRRRPMILPVVVEV; from the coding sequence TTGAGCCACCCGCACCCCGAACTCGGCGCACCCCCCGCACTCAAGGAGGGCGCCCTGCGCATCACTCCGCTCGGCGGTCTCGGCGAGATCGGCCGAAACATGACCGTGCTGGAGTACGGCGACCGGATTCTGATCATCGACTGCGGTGTTCTCTTCCCCGAGGACGAGCAGCCCGGCATCGACCTGATCCTGCCGGACTTCAGCTACATCCGGGACCGTCTCGACAAGGTCGACGGCATCGTCCTGACCCACGGGCACGAGGACCACATCGGCGCCGTCCCGTACCTGCTCCGGGAGAACCCGGACATCCCGCTGATCGGCTCCAAGCTGACCCTCGCCCTGATCGAGGCCAAGCTCGCCGAGCACCGGATCCGGCCGTACGTGCTGGAGGTCGCCGAGGGCGAGCGCGAGCGCATCGGCCCGTTCGACTGCGAGTTCATCGCCGTCAACCACTCCATTCCGGACGCCCTCGCCGTCGCCGTCCGTACCCCGGCCGGCATGGTCGTCGCCACGGGCGACTTCAAGATGGACCAGCTGCCGCTGGACGGCCGCCTCACCGACCTCCCGGCCTTCGCCAAGCTGGCGGAGGAGGGCATGGACCTGCTGCTGGTGGACTCCACCAACGCCGAGGTCCCCGGCTTCATCCCGCACGAGCGGGACATCTCCGCCGCGCTGCGCAACGTCTTCTCGAGCGCTGAGAAGCGCATCATCGTGGCGTCGTTCGCCAGCCACGTGCACCGCATCCAGCAGGTGCTGGACGCCGCGCACGAGCACAAGCGCAAGGTCGCCTTCGTCGGCCGCTCGATGGTCCGCAACATGGGCATCGCGCGCGACCTCGGCTACCTGAAGGTTCCCGGCAACCTGGTCGTCGACGTCAAGACGCTGGACGACCTGCCCGCGGACAAGGTGGTGCTGGTCTGCACCGGATCCCAGGGCGAGCCGATGGCGGCGCTCTCGCGGATGGCCAACCGGGACCACCAGATCCGGATCGTCGAGGGCGACACCGTCGTCCTCGCGTCCTCGCTGATCCCCGGCAACGAGACCGCGATCTACCGCGTGATCAACGGCCTGACCCGCTGGGGCGCCAACGTCGTCCACAAGGGCAACGCCAAGGTGCACGTCTCGGGCCACGCCTCGGCCGGCGAGCTCCTGTACTTCTTCAACATCTGCCGGCCGCGCAACCTGATGCCGGTCCACGGCGAGTGGCGCCACCTGCGGGCCTGCGCGGACCTCGCGATCAAGACCGGTGTTCCGAAGGAGCGCACGGTCATCGCCGAGGACGGCGTCTGCGTCGACCTGGAGAACGGCGTCGCGAAGATCGTCGGCAAGGTCCAGGCGGGCTACGTGTACGTCGACGGGTCCTCGGTCGGCGACATCACCGAGGCCTCGCTCAAGGACCGCCGCATCCTCGGGGAGGAGGGCTTCATCTCCGTCTTCGTGGTGGTCGACTCGACCAACGGCAAGATGGTCAGCGGCCCGACCATCCAGGCCCGTGGCTCCGGCATCGACGACAACGCCTTCGGGCCGGTCGTGGCCAAGCTGGAGGAGGCGCTCACCCGCTCCGCCAACGACGGTGTGCTGGAGGTCCGGCAGGTGCAGCAGCTGGTCCGGCGGACCATCGGCAAGTGGGTGGCGGACAACTACCGCCGCCGGCCGATGATCCTCCCGGTGGTCGTCGAGGTCTGA
- the dapA gene encoding 4-hydroxy-tetrahydrodipicolinate synthase, with product MAPTSTPQTPFGRVLTAMVTPFTADGALDLDGAQQLAAHLVDAGNDGLVLNGTTGESPTTSDAEKAQLVRAVVEAVGDRAHVITGVGTNDTHHSVELARQAEAAGAHGLLSVTPYYSKPPQEGLYGHNIAVADATGLPVMLYDIPGRTGVPLSHETLVRLGEHPRIVANKDAKGDVGAASWAIARSGLAWYSGDDILTLPLLSVGAVGVVSVVAHVATAEMRSMIEAFTAGDSAKALAVHQSLLPVFSGMFRTQGVILSKAALNLQGHPAGPLRLPLVSATDDEIAVLRQDLAAGGVHL from the coding sequence ATGGCTCCGACCTCCACCCCTCAGACGCCGTTCGGCCGGGTACTGACCGCGATGGTGACCCCGTTCACCGCGGACGGCGCCCTCGACCTCGACGGCGCGCAGCAGCTGGCCGCGCACCTCGTCGACGCCGGCAACGACGGCCTCGTGCTCAACGGCACCACCGGCGAGTCCCCGACCACCAGCGACGCCGAGAAGGCCCAGCTGGTCCGCGCCGTGGTGGAGGCGGTGGGAGACCGGGCGCACGTCATCACCGGTGTCGGCACCAACGACACCCACCACAGCGTCGAGCTGGCCCGGCAGGCCGAGGCGGCCGGTGCGCACGGCCTGCTCTCCGTCACGCCGTACTACAGCAAGCCCCCGCAGGAGGGCCTGTACGGGCACAACATCGCCGTCGCGGACGCCACCGGCCTGCCCGTGATGCTGTACGACATCCCCGGCCGCACCGGTGTGCCGCTCAGCCACGAGACCCTGGTCCGGCTCGGCGAGCACCCGCGGATCGTCGCCAACAAGGACGCCAAGGGCGACGTCGGCGCCGCCTCCTGGGCCATCGCGCGCTCCGGTCTGGCCTGGTACTCCGGCGACGACATCCTGACCCTCCCGCTGCTCTCGGTCGGGGCCGTCGGCGTGGTCAGCGTGGTCGCCCACGTGGCCACCGCCGAGATGCGCAGCATGATCGAGGCCTTCACGGCCGGTGACAGCGCCAAGGCGCTCGCCGTCCACCAGAGCCTGCTGCCGGTCTTCAGCGGTATGTTCCGTACTCAGGGAGTCATTCTCAGCAAGGCCGCGCTCAACCTCCAGGGCCACCCGGCCGGCCCGCTCCGCCTGCCCCTGGTCTCCGCCACGGACGACGAGATTGCCGTTCTGAGGCAGGATCTGGCCGCCGGCGGGGTACACCTGTAA
- the thyX gene encoding FAD-dependent thymidylate synthase codes for MSDDVGTAPQFRSDVTVDLVRSAAADSDVVWAARVSTAGEQSLEALQQDPEKSAGLINFLMRDRHGTPFEHNSMTFFISAPIFVFREFHRHRSGWSYNEESGRYRELQPVFYVPGADRKLVQEGRPGRYEFVDGTEKQHAVVAEQMAASYQASYLAYQEMLEAGVAREVARAVLPVGLFSSMYATCNARSLMHFLSLRTKAEHAKVPSFPQREIEMVAEQMEAKWAELMPLTHAAFEKHGRVAP; via the coding sequence GTGAGCGACGACGTGGGCACCGCCCCGCAGTTCCGTAGCGACGTCACGGTGGACCTGGTCCGCAGTGCCGCCGCCGACTCCGACGTGGTCTGGGCCGCCCGGGTCTCGACGGCGGGCGAGCAGTCCCTGGAGGCGCTCCAGCAGGACCCCGAGAAGTCCGCCGGGCTGATCAACTTCCTGATGCGGGACCGTCACGGCACCCCCTTCGAGCACAACTCGATGACCTTCTTCATCAGCGCCCCGATCTTCGTCTTCCGCGAGTTCCACCGCCACCGCAGCGGCTGGTCCTACAACGAGGAGTCCGGCCGCTACCGCGAGCTCCAGCCGGTCTTCTACGTCCCCGGGGCCGACCGCAAGCTCGTCCAGGAGGGCCGCCCCGGCCGGTACGAGTTCGTCGACGGCACCGAGAAGCAGCACGCCGTCGTGGCCGAGCAGATGGCCGCCTCCTACCAGGCCTCGTACCTGGCCTACCAGGAGATGCTGGAGGCCGGCGTCGCCCGCGAGGTGGCCCGCGCCGTCCTGCCGGTCGGCCTGTTCTCCTCGATGTACGCCACCTGCAACGCCCGCTCGCTGATGCACTTCCTCTCGCTGCGCACCAAGGCCGAGCACGCCAAGGTGCCGTCCTTCCCGCAGCGCGAGATCGAGATGGTCGCCGAGCAGATGGAGGCCAAGTGGGCGGAGCTCATGCCGCTCACCCATGCGGCCTTCGAGAAGCACGGCCGCGTCGCGCCCTGA
- a CDS encoding tetratricopeptide repeat protein, producing the protein MTSRTGFFVLSAALLVVAAMCVLEGVQLIATGEPLGIGLGACAFVIPGIGIWFLRQTVRFGRASERLAKELEAEGGLPVDELRRTEGGRIDRASADEVFTRRKAEAEAAPQDWRVWFRLAVAYADAGDTPRARKAMQHAIRLNPVA; encoded by the coding sequence ATGACCTCGCGCACCGGTTTCTTCGTGCTGTCCGCGGCCCTGCTGGTGGTCGCGGCGATGTGCGTCCTCGAAGGCGTCCAGCTGATCGCCACCGGCGAGCCGCTCGGCATCGGCCTGGGCGCCTGCGCCTTCGTGATCCCGGGCATCGGGATCTGGTTCCTGCGCCAGACCGTCCGCTTCGGCCGCGCCAGCGAGCGGCTCGCGAAGGAACTGGAGGCCGAGGGCGGCCTGCCGGTGGACGAGCTGCGGCGCACCGAGGGCGGCCGGATCGACCGCGCCTCGGCGGACGAGGTCTTCACGCGCCGCAAGGCCGAGGCGGAGGCCGCCCCGCAGGACTGGCGGGTCTGGTTCCGCCTCGCCGTGGCCTACGCCGACGCCGGTGACACCCCGCGCGCCCGCAAGGCCATGCAGCACGCCATCAGGCTGAATCCGGTGGCCTAG
- the dapB gene encoding 4-hydroxy-tetrahydrodipicolinate reductase — translation MTLRVAVIGANGRIGSEAVKAVEAAPDLELVATLGRGSDLSELTAAGAEVAVELTHPDAVMANLDYCLHHGVHVVTGTTGWNDERLATVRGWLDEAPRTGLLIAPNFSIGAVLAMQFAQQAAKYFESVEVVELHHDNKADAPSGTATRTAQLIAAAREKAGLPRQSDPTTHGLPGARGADVDGVPVHSVRLRGLLAHQEVLFGDAGETLTLRHDSLHHSSFMPGILLGVRTVVDRPGLTLGLEHFLDL, via the coding sequence ATGACGCTGCGTGTCGCCGTGATCGGCGCCAACGGCCGGATCGGCTCCGAGGCCGTCAAGGCCGTCGAGGCCGCCCCCGACCTGGAGCTGGTCGCCACCCTCGGCCGTGGCTCCGACCTGTCGGAGCTCACCGCGGCGGGCGCCGAGGTCGCCGTCGAGCTGACCCACCCCGACGCCGTGATGGCCAACCTCGACTACTGCCTCCACCACGGCGTCCACGTGGTCACCGGCACCACCGGCTGGAACGACGAGCGGCTGGCCACCGTCCGCGGCTGGCTCGACGAGGCCCCGCGGACCGGCCTGCTGATCGCCCCGAACTTCTCCATCGGCGCGGTGCTGGCCATGCAGTTCGCCCAGCAGGCGGCCAAGTACTTCGAGTCGGTCGAGGTGGTCGAGCTGCACCACGACAACAAGGCCGACGCCCCCTCCGGCACCGCCACCCGCACCGCCCAGCTGATCGCCGCGGCCCGGGAGAAGGCCGGCCTGCCGCGCCAGTCGGATCCGACCACCCACGGCCTGCCCGGCGCCCGCGGAGCCGATGTGGACGGCGTCCCCGTCCACTCGGTGCGGCTGCGCGGACTGCTGGCCCACCAGGAGGTGCTGTTCGGCGACGCCGGCGAGACCCTGACACTGCGCCACGACTCGCTGCACCACAGCTCGTTCATGCCCGGCATCCTGCTCGGCGTGCGCACCGTGGTGGACCGCCCCGGCCTCACCCTCGGCCTCGAACACTTCCTCGATCTGTGA
- a CDS encoding M16 family metallopeptidase, with translation MAQASAAKQRPGTTRTLLKGVDGAGTVRRTVLPGGLRVVTETLPTVRSATFGIWVGVGSRDETPVLNGATHYLEHLLFKGTERRSALEISSALDAVGGEMNAFTAKENTCYYARVLDTDLPLAIDVVCDMLTGSLIRPEDVEAERGVILEEMAMAEDDPGDVVHDLFAKVIYGTAPLGRPILGTQETVTGLTRDQIAGFYRRRYKPENLVVAAAGNLDHAKVVRMVERAFAPVLAKSTGHPAEVRRGVKAVRTAGRAEVLNRPTEQAHLVLGVPGVPRHDDRRWAMGVLNAALGGGMSSRLFQEVREKRGLAYSVYSYSSSYADSGLFGIYAGCQPKRIEEVLKICRAELARVVEEGITEEELRRAIGQLSGSTVLGMEDTGSLMNRIGKAEISYGHHLSVDEMLDKIASVTLADVHEVARDVLGAHRPSLALIGPINDKRAARLADLLA, from the coding sequence GTGGCTCAGGCCTCGGCAGCGAAGCAGCGTCCCGGCACCACCCGGACCCTGCTCAAGGGCGTCGACGGCGCCGGCACGGTGCGCCGCACCGTCCTCCCCGGCGGCCTGCGGGTCGTCACCGAGACCCTGCCCACGGTCCGCTCGGCGACCTTCGGCATCTGGGTCGGCGTCGGCTCGCGGGACGAGACCCCGGTGCTCAACGGCGCCACCCACTACCTGGAGCACCTGCTCTTCAAGGGCACCGAGCGACGCTCCGCGCTGGAGATCTCCTCCGCGCTGGACGCCGTCGGCGGCGAGATGAACGCCTTCACTGCCAAGGAGAACACCTGCTACTACGCGCGGGTGCTCGACACCGACCTGCCGCTGGCCATCGACGTGGTCTGCGACATGCTCACCGGCTCGCTGATCCGCCCCGAGGACGTGGAGGCCGAGCGCGGCGTCATCCTCGAGGAGATGGCGATGGCCGAGGACGACCCGGGCGACGTGGTGCACGACCTCTTCGCCAAGGTCATCTACGGCACCGCCCCGCTCGGCCGCCCGATCCTCGGCACCCAGGAGACCGTCACCGGCCTCACCCGGGACCAGATCGCCGGCTTCTACCGCCGCCGGTACAAGCCCGAGAACCTGGTCGTCGCGGCCGCCGGCAACCTCGACCACGCCAAGGTGGTCCGGATGGTCGAGCGGGCCTTCGCGCCCGTCCTGGCCAAGTCCACCGGACACCCGGCCGAGGTACGGCGCGGCGTCAAGGCGGTCCGTACCGCGGGCCGCGCCGAGGTGCTCAACCGCCCGACCGAGCAGGCCCACCTGGTGCTCGGCGTCCCCGGCGTGCCCCGCCACGACGACCGGCGCTGGGCGATGGGCGTGCTCAACGCGGCGCTCGGCGGCGGGATGAGCTCGCGCCTGTTCCAGGAGGTCCGGGAGAAGCGCGGCCTGGCCTACTCGGTCTACTCCTACTCCTCCTCGTACGCCGACAGCGGCCTCTTCGGCATCTACGCCGGCTGCCAGCCCAAGCGGATCGAGGAGGTGCTGAAGATCTGCCGGGCGGAGCTCGCCCGGGTGGTCGAGGAGGGCATCACCGAGGAGGAGCTGCGGCGCGCGATCGGCCAGCTCTCCGGCTCCACCGTGCTCGGCATGGAGGACACCGGCTCGCTGATGAACCGGATCGGCAAGGCCGAGATCAGCTACGGCCACCACCTGTCGGTGGACGAGATGCTGGACAAGATCGCGTCCGTCACCCTGGCGGACGTCCACGAGGTGGCCCGTGACGTGCTGGGGGCGCACCGGCCCTCGCTCGCGCTGATCGGCCCGATCAACGACAAGCGGGCCGCCAGGCTCGCCGACCTGCTGGCCTGA